A part of Melittangium boletus DSM 14713 genomic DNA contains:
- a CDS encoding tetratricopeptide repeat protein — translation MVSARFWGFLLVAALPACQTTATTKVLVVPDEMRRTAAPSTTPGASKGKPPLTPPQKYILRMAENGRVWEMELPEATGGYEVRLPLAGGGPVEMLTSADEEMLAEAVAGAQAPKDAAEKKAEDEKKAEAPLLDANKASRTRSYLGGVARVKEMYAARRYELALIELVALEKEYPQDARLLAMKGSLYMKLGQPKLARQAWEKALSINPEDAGVAEALRATTAAGEE, via the coding sequence ATGGTGAGCGCACGCTTCTGGGGATTCTTGCTCGTGGCGGCGCTGCCCGCGTGCCAGACCACGGCCACGACCAAGGTGCTGGTGGTGCCCGATGAGATGCGGCGCACGGCCGCTCCGAGCACCACGCCCGGCGCCAGCAAGGGCAAGCCACCGCTCACGCCGCCGCAGAAGTACATCCTGCGCATGGCGGAGAACGGGCGCGTCTGGGAGATGGAGCTGCCCGAGGCCACCGGCGGCTACGAGGTGCGCCTGCCGCTCGCGGGCGGAGGCCCCGTGGAGATGCTGACATCCGCGGACGAGGAGATGCTGGCGGAGGCCGTGGCCGGCGCCCAGGCCCCCAAGGACGCGGCCGAGAAGAAGGCCGAGGACGAGAAGAAGGCCGAGGCGCCCCTGCTCGACGCGAACAAGGCCTCGCGCACGCGCAGCTACCTGGGCGGCGTGGCACGGGTGAAGGAGATGTACGCCGCGCGCCGCTACGAGCTGGCCCTCATCGAGCTGGTGGCGCTGGAGAAGGAATACCCGCAGGACGCGCGGCTGCTGGCCATGAAGGGCTCGCTCTACATGAAGCTCGGCCAGCCGAAGCTCGCGCGGCAGGCCTGGGAGAAGGCCCTGTCCATCAACCCCGAGGACGCGGGCGTGGCCGAGGCCCTTCGCGCCACCACCGCCGCAGGAGAGGAATAG
- a CDS encoding mucoidy inhibitor MuiA family protein yields the protein MPVFGLSALSALWLSAVEAPVTSVTVYSDQARVVRTAKVGLSGAQRVELPRLYGTVDPSSIRVEAQGAEVTRVEVRAVASDPLPTSEARRLITELERLDDRLSQVRAEREAYSAQLAALGKIQPEATQEKQTPGVSPRLDAAGWRAAADFVVESTARVQAKLRELAQRESALERELSVRVQEARRLGAAPSRQGLEVIPTLSGQGTATLTLTYVTRGARWYPTYELRLEPESNRVAVAFSGRVSQETGEDWENAALTLSTALPALATRVPEPATWKIGQRERFIPTPAPVADSWRAPPPAPPPLPQAPVEDARLRSRLLSLIQGSGQPVPPPPPPPPPLAPMPVAQADEAPPMASSTLVGTVLSADTRKPVPDVVVTASSPNAPTDQVVLTDAQGQYRLPRLFAGVYVLRFDHEGFKPHVRQGIQLRVDRTIRVNVELLTEYLTEEIVVVGRAPTVDVGSTSTGVNVDQDFSKRIAVNRRAGNAGGRSTDMLAEVAPGASGDAGGAVASVGLAPPASWQRPVVDPELPASLAGGYALAFPAQRRETVLSGKGERRVPLFTESWPVQVERDLYPALTPNAFLVAQLRGPSAQVLPGGDAQLFVGADPAGQARLSVVAPGEPFTLPLGIDPAVRPVRNVQVVTAEKGLIGKKDVTDYLVTLEVANPYPFPLALRLHDQWPLSRSEDVEVTLVRTEPAAERDADKGTLLWRVSVPASEKKSVSFLYTVRHPKGWRLTQNQ from the coding sequence ATGCCCGTTTTCGGACTGTCGGCCCTGAGCGCGTTGTGGCTCTCGGCGGTGGAGGCGCCCGTTACCTCGGTCACGGTCTACAGCGACCAGGCTCGGGTGGTGCGCACGGCGAAGGTGGGTCTGTCCGGCGCGCAGCGGGTGGAACTGCCCCGGCTCTACGGCACGGTGGATCCCTCCAGCATCCGCGTGGAGGCCCAGGGCGCCGAGGTGACGCGCGTGGAGGTGCGCGCGGTGGCTTCCGATCCCCTGCCCACCTCCGAGGCCCGCCGGCTCATCACCGAGCTGGAGCGGCTCGATGATCGCCTCTCCCAGGTGCGTGCCGAGCGGGAGGCGTACTCCGCGCAGCTCGCCGCGCTCGGGAAGATCCAGCCCGAGGCCACCCAGGAGAAGCAGACTCCCGGGGTCTCGCCCCGGCTCGACGCGGCGGGGTGGCGCGCCGCGGCGGACTTCGTGGTGGAGAGCACCGCCCGCGTCCAGGCGAAGCTGCGCGAGCTGGCCCAACGGGAGAGCGCCCTCGAGCGCGAGCTGTCCGTCCGCGTCCAGGAGGCGCGGAGGCTCGGCGCCGCTCCGTCCCGTCAGGGGCTGGAGGTGATTCCCACGCTGTCGGGGCAGGGGACCGCGACGCTCACGCTCACCTATGTCACACGGGGCGCGCGCTGGTACCCCACCTATGAGCTGAGGCTCGAGCCCGAATCCAACCGGGTGGCCGTGGCCTTCTCCGGGCGCGTGAGCCAGGAGACGGGCGAGGACTGGGAGAACGCGGCGCTCACGCTCAGCACCGCGCTGCCGGCCCTGGCTACCCGCGTGCCGGAGCCCGCCACCTGGAAGATCGGCCAGCGCGAGCGCTTCATCCCCACGCCCGCGCCCGTCGCGGACTCCTGGCGGGCTCCGCCTCCCGCGCCCCCTCCGCTGCCCCAGGCGCCCGTCGAGGACGCGCGGCTTCGCTCCCGCCTCCTCTCGCTCATCCAGGGCTCGGGTCAGCCCGTCCCGCCGCCGCCTCCTCCTCCGCCTCCTCTGGCTCCCATGCCCGTGGCCCAGGCCGATGAGGCTCCCCCGATGGCGTCCAGCACCCTTGTCGGCACCGTCTTGAGCGCGGACACGCGCAAGCCCGTGCCCGATGTGGTCGTCACGGCTTCCTCTCCGAACGCGCCCACGGATCAGGTCGTCCTGACGGATGCCCAGGGGCAGTACCGGCTGCCCCGGCTCTTCGCGGGTGTCTATGTGCTGCGCTTCGATCACGAGGGATTCAAGCCCCACGTCCGTCAGGGCATCCAACTGCGTGTGGATCGCACCATCCGGGTCAACGTGGAGCTCCTGACCGAGTACCTCACCGAGGAAATCGTCGTGGTGGGCAGGGCGCCGACCGTGGATGTGGGCTCGACCTCCACGGGCGTCAACGTCGATCAGGACTTCTCGAAGCGTATCGCGGTGAATCGGCGCGCGGGCAACGCGGGGGGACGTTCCACCGACATGCTCGCCGAGGTGGCGCCGGGAGCGAGCGGTGATGCCGGTGGGGCCGTGGCCTCCGTGGGGCTCGCGCCGCCCGCGAGCTGGCAGCGGCCCGTGGTGGACCCGGAGCTGCCCGCCTCGCTCGCGGGGGGTTATGCCCTGGCCTTCCCCGCGCAGCGCCGCGAGACGGTGCTCAGCGGCAAGGGCGAGCGGCGCGTGCCCCTCTTCACCGAGAGTTGGCCCGTGCAGGTGGAGCGCGACCTGTACCCGGCGCTCACGCCCAACGCCTTCCTCGTGGCGCAGCTTCGTGGCCCGTCCGCTCAAGTCCTGCCGGGGGGCGACGCGCAGCTCTTCGTGGGCGCGGATCCGGCGGGTCAGGCCCGGCTCTCGGTGGTGGCGCCGGGAGAGCCCTTCACGCTGCCGCTCGGCATCGACCCGGCGGTGCGCCCCGTGCGCAACGTGCAGGTGGTGACGGCCGAGAAGGGCCTCATCGGCAAGAAGGACGTCACCGACTACCTCGTCACCCTGGAGGTGGCCAATCCCTACCCCTTCCCCCTCGCGTTGCGCCTGCATGACCAGTGGCCCCTGTCGCGCAGCGAGGACGTGGAGGTGACGCTCGTGCGCACCGAGCCCGCCGCGGAGCGGGACGCGGACAAGGGCACGCTCCTGTGGCGTGTGTCGGTGCCTGCGTCGGAGAAGAAGAGCGTGTCCTTCCTGTACACCGTGCGCCACCCCAAGGGCTGGCGTCTGACGCAGAACCAGTAG
- a CDS encoding mucoidy inhibitor MuiA family protein, whose translation MHSLPLMLLALTAPAKVSSVVVYPDRALVTRVETVACTQGALAVFESVPPAADPSSFRARSEDATVESLVAEERSREGAFGAESEAVRVKREALEREMAERVDARSRAQVLLHLSERLSEVAVARVTRELTESRPDTRAWTTAFDAALEARLRAVADLSTRDARMREVQRELDSLRAREAFLAASAARMERRVEVRIACAATASRAHVELQYVVGGAGWSPSYEARADEAQGQVELSTFASVRQSTGEDWSGVRLVLSTARPRANATPPELEPLLLSAWEQRAERKVLVRRDERMEHAQAAPAPEARTEGDMRTASQGLSVQILVPELAQVPGDGGDVRLRVARTKMKTSFVWRTVPKLRPLVFRVARLVNGAPFPLLPGPVDLFRASGFIGREFLAQVPQGGPFQLTFGLEESLRVERVVVKEVARDEGLFNSRRRFHYAYRFELGNYLPRAEVLELAEPIPVSELEDVTASLDDGTSGGHALDAVDGLITWKVKLAPSEKRSLDLAFHVDVPSSYDMGGL comes from the coding sequence ATGCACTCCCTGCCCTTGATGCTGCTGGCGCTCACCGCTCCCGCCAAGGTGTCCTCCGTCGTCGTCTACCCGGACCGCGCCCTCGTCACGCGGGTGGAGACCGTCGCCTGTACCCAGGGCGCGCTCGCCGTCTTCGAGTCCGTGCCGCCCGCCGCCGACCCCTCGAGCTTCCGGGCCCGCTCGGAGGACGCCACCGTGGAGAGCCTCGTGGCCGAGGAGCGCTCCCGCGAGGGGGCCTTTGGCGCCGAGAGCGAGGCCGTGCGGGTGAAGCGCGAGGCCCTCGAGCGCGAGATGGCGGAGCGGGTGGATGCGCGCTCCCGCGCTCAGGTCCTGCTCCACTTGAGCGAGCGGTTGTCCGAGGTGGCCGTGGCGCGGGTGACGCGGGAGCTCACCGAGTCCCGGCCGGACACCCGGGCGTGGACGACGGCCTTCGACGCCGCGCTGGAGGCCCGGTTGCGTGCCGTGGCCGACCTGTCCACCCGGGACGCCCGCATGCGCGAGGTGCAGCGCGAGCTGGACTCGTTGCGCGCGCGCGAGGCCTTCCTCGCCGCCTCGGCCGCGCGGATGGAGCGGCGGGTGGAGGTGCGCATCGCGTGTGCCGCCACCGCGAGCCGGGCCCACGTGGAGTTGCAGTACGTGGTGGGGGGCGCGGGGTGGTCGCCTTCCTACGAGGCGCGCGCCGACGAGGCCCAGGGGCAGGTGGAGCTGTCCACCTTCGCCTCCGTGCGCCAGTCCACCGGCGAGGACTGGAGCGGCGTGCGGCTGGTGCTCTCCACCGCCCGGCCTCGCGCCAACGCCACGCCTCCAGAGCTGGAGCCCCTGTTGTTGAGCGCCTGGGAGCAGCGCGCCGAGCGCAAGGTGTTGGTGCGCCGCGATGAACGGATGGAGCACGCCCAGGCGGCCCCGGCCCCCGAGGCGCGAACCGAGGGGGATATGCGCACGGCCTCTCAGGGTCTGTCCGTGCAGATCCTCGTGCCCGAGTTGGCGCAGGTGCCCGGAGACGGTGGGGACGTGCGGCTGCGCGTGGCGCGCACGAAGATGAAGACCTCCTTCGTCTGGCGCACCGTGCCCAAGCTGCGCCCCCTGGTGTTTCGCGTGGCCCGGCTCGTCAACGGCGCGCCCTTCCCCCTGCTGCCCGGGCCGGTGGATTTGTTCCGCGCCTCGGGTTTCATCGGCCGCGAGTTCCTGGCGCAGGTGCCCCAGGGCGGCCCCTTCCAGCTCACCTTCGGCCTCGAGGAATCCCTGCGCGTGGAGCGCGTGGTGGTGAAGGAAGTGGCCCGGGACGAGGGGCTCTTCAACTCGCGGCGCCGCTTCCACTACGCCTACCGTTTCGAGCTGGGCAACTACCTGCCGCGCGCCGAGGTGCTGGAGCTGGCCGAGCCCATCCCCGTCTCCGAGCTCGAGGACGTCACCGCGTCGTTGGACGACGGGACGAGCGGCGGCCATGCGCTCGACGCGGTGGATGGCCTCATCACCTGGAAGGTGAAGCTCGCGCCGTCGGAGAAGCGCTCGCTCGACCTCGCCTTCCACGTGGACGTGCCCTCCAGCTACGACATGGGCGGGCTGTAG
- a CDS encoding ABC transporter substrate-binding protein, with product MHARLRTLSLLATLTLALPALAAPNEAMTKPVKTVVQSVRYSKDDMALKQLANEEQGRFLLGEDWAKGTDAQRKEFIQLFNNLFSKIAFPKVRDNFKNLESITYADPSVEGEKASVKSTVVINHPMKKQEMKLQYSVVKEAGAWKVLDVSVLGDSMLTGIRDDQVRPILKQGGWEHLLDLMRKKDAELSKK from the coding sequence ATGCACGCTCGACTCCGCACCCTGTCCCTGCTGGCCACGCTCACCCTCGCCCTGCCGGCGCTCGCCGCGCCCAACGAGGCCATGACCAAGCCCGTGAAGACCGTGGTCCAGTCCGTGCGCTACAGCAAGGACGACATGGCCCTCAAGCAGCTCGCCAACGAGGAGCAGGGCCGCTTCCTGCTCGGCGAGGACTGGGCCAAGGGCACCGACGCCCAGCGCAAGGAGTTCATCCAGCTCTTCAACAACCTCTTCTCGAAGATCGCCTTCCCCAAGGTGCGCGACAACTTCAAGAACCTCGAGTCCATCACCTACGCGGACCCCTCGGTGGAGGGCGAGAAGGCGAGCGTGAAGTCCACGGTCGTCATCAACCACCCCATGAAGAAGCAGGAGATGAAGCTGCAGTATTCGGTCGTGAAGGAGGCGGGCGCCTGGAAGGTCCTGGACGTGTCGGTGCTCGGCGACTCCATGCTCACCGGCATCCGCGACGATCAGGTGCGCCCCATCCTCAAGCAGGGCGGCTGGGAGCACCTGCTTGACCTGATGCGCAAGAAGGACGCCGAGCTGTCCAAGAAGTAG
- the metK gene encoding methionine adenosyltransferase, which translates to MPTDYLFTSESVTEGHPDKIADQISDGVLDAILSKDPQGRVAVETLVKTGLAIVAGEVTTNCYVDIPKIVRSTICRIGYTDSSMGYDGNTCGVMVAIEGQSQDIARGVDNKKEQGAGDQGMMFGFACDETPEFMPAPLHYAHALTKRLADVRRKTHDWLRPDGKSQVTVEYRGGRPVRIDAVVVSTQHSDDVSNKKIHEAVREDVIAKALPKKLIDNKTKIYINPTGRFVIGGPMGDSGVTGRKIIVDTYGGMGRHGGGAFSGKDPSKVDRSAAYMGRYIAKNVVAAGLARRCEVQVSYAIGVAEPVSVLVETFGTASVPEEKIVAAIRQTFGLKPREITEHLDLLRPIYQKTAAYGHFGRTEKEFTWERTDKKDLLRESVGAPAPAAGSRLKAAV; encoded by the coding sequence ATGCCGACCGACTACCTGTTCACCTCCGAATCCGTTACCGAAGGCCACCCGGACAAGATCGCGGACCAGATTTCCGATGGCGTGCTGGATGCCATCCTCTCCAAGGATCCCCAGGGCCGCGTGGCCGTGGAGACCCTGGTGAAGACGGGCCTGGCCATCGTCGCTGGTGAGGTGACGACCAACTGTTACGTCGACATCCCGAAGATCGTGCGCAGCACCATCTGCCGCATCGGTTACACGGATAGCTCCATGGGCTACGACGGCAACACGTGCGGCGTCATGGTGGCCATCGAGGGCCAGAGCCAGGACATCGCGCGCGGCGTGGACAACAAGAAGGAGCAGGGCGCGGGCGACCAGGGCATGATGTTCGGCTTCGCCTGTGACGAGACGCCGGAGTTCATGCCGGCGCCCCTCCACTATGCCCACGCGCTCACCAAGCGCCTGGCCGACGTGCGCCGCAAGACGCACGACTGGCTGCGTCCGGACGGCAAGAGCCAGGTCACCGTCGAGTACCGCGGCGGCCGCCCGGTGCGCATCGACGCGGTGGTGGTGTCCACGCAGCACTCGGATGACGTCTCCAACAAGAAGATCCACGAGGCCGTCCGCGAGGACGTGATCGCGAAGGCGCTGCCCAAGAAGCTCATCGACAACAAGACGAAGATCTACATCAACCCCACCGGGCGCTTCGTCATCGGTGGCCCCATGGGCGACTCGGGCGTCACGGGCCGGAAGATCATCGTGGACACCTACGGCGGCATGGGCCGTCACGGTGGCGGCGCCTTCTCCGGCAAGGATCCCTCCAAGGTGGACCGCTCGGCCGCCTACATGGGCCGCTACATCGCCAAGAACGTGGTGGCCGCGGGCCTCGCGCGCCGCTGCGAGGTGCAGGTCTCCTACGCCATCGGCGTGGCCGAGCCCGTGAGCGTGCTGGTGGAGACCTTCGGCACCGCCAGCGTGCCCGAGGAGAAGATCGTCGCCGCCATCCGCCAGACGTTCGGCCTCAAGCCCCGCGAGATCACCGAGCACCTGGACCTGCTGCGGCCCATCTACCAGAAGACCGCCGCCTACGGTCACTTCGGCCGCACCGAGAAGGAGTTCACCTGGGAGCGCACCGACAAGAAGGACCTGCTGCGCGAGTCCGTCGGTGCTCCCGCGCCCGCCGCCGGCAGCCGCCTCAAGGCCGCCGTCTGA
- a CDS encoding FliG C-terminal domain-containing protein, protein MNRLSRHLLIVLCTLVGAGASAARAAATTPQGRLRAEAEERSRAEVSDLLRTLCPEQCVLVSVEARVEEEALAGAPPGFETLSGGASLPTLRSVSARVLVDSQLPGPFRTRLKDLVAQRLKTVGPQPTVEVETVAFPPRNAPHLEAAPREPKPQQPTATPPSSTPEPEAKPPVPLRERAEERLLEAAPLLAVAALLALTVLVLGVLLVVATRRAASPPPGLEYGPEPLPALDPMPVAPVPPAEYPAVRARRLERTLREERSVRNTVVREALARGESRQVALWTREMGEFLLEDLRGDPALAASLSSLAAELGRVPSADAGTRATALYDLEGRAIASRLAQAEGSVELAFAFLEGVRPERFAAACQGLSSGSREVALRFAPSSMRSVALQSLSSAQRRELALGLARQPEVSTRYAQAVADELRTLLSETTGGASQLERILGEVLDTLSMADQDRLIERLRQEGSERLASSLLTESSLVGAPVEVLGAALLRLPSAQLVTYLNGAEGSLREQLLAACPTSLQRELREELGMRGSGRPEEFTGARRELLTCVKDEMLRRGLSLNQNGARAGRAN, encoded by the coding sequence ATGAATCGCCTGTCACGACATCTTCTCATCGTCCTTTGCACCCTGGTGGGAGCCGGAGCCAGCGCCGCCCGGGCCGCGGCCACCACGCCCCAGGGACGCCTGCGCGCCGAAGCCGAGGAGCGCTCGCGCGCCGAGGTCTCCGACCTGCTACGCACGCTCTGTCCCGAGCAGTGCGTGCTCGTGTCCGTGGAGGCCCGGGTGGAGGAAGAAGCCCTCGCCGGCGCGCCCCCGGGTTTCGAGACGCTGTCGGGCGGAGCCTCGCTGCCCACCCTGCGCTCGGTGTCCGCGCGCGTGCTGGTGGACAGCCAACTGCCGGGCCCCTTTCGCACGCGCCTCAAGGATCTGGTGGCCCAGCGGCTCAAGACGGTGGGGCCGCAACCCACCGTCGAGGTGGAGACGGTGGCCTTCCCACCGCGCAACGCCCCCCACCTGGAGGCCGCGCCGCGCGAACCCAAGCCGCAGCAGCCCACGGCCACGCCGCCCTCCTCCACTCCGGAGCCGGAGGCGAAGCCCCCCGTGCCCTTGCGTGAGCGGGCCGAGGAGCGGCTGTTGGAGGCCGCGCCCCTGCTCGCGGTGGCGGCGCTGCTGGCGCTGACGGTGCTGGTGCTGGGCGTGCTGCTGGTGGTGGCCACGCGCCGCGCCGCGTCTCCGCCGCCGGGCCTGGAGTACGGCCCCGAGCCCCTGCCCGCCCTGGACCCCATGCCCGTGGCGCCCGTGCCCCCCGCCGAGTATCCCGCCGTGCGGGCCCGGCGCCTGGAGCGGACGCTGCGAGAGGAGCGCTCGGTGCGCAACACGGTGGTGCGCGAGGCCCTGGCCCGGGGCGAGTCGCGGCAGGTGGCGCTGTGGACGCGGGAGATGGGGGAATTCCTCCTGGAGGACTTGCGAGGAGATCCCGCCCTGGCCGCGTCGCTGTCGAGCCTCGCCGCGGAGCTGGGCCGGGTGCCTTCGGCGGACGCGGGCACGCGCGCCACGGCGCTGTATGACCTGGAGGGCCGGGCCATCGCCTCGCGGCTCGCCCAGGCGGAGGGCTCGGTGGAGCTGGCCTTCGCCTTCCTCGAGGGGGTGAGGCCCGAGCGCTTCGCCGCCGCGTGTCAGGGCCTGTCCTCGGGCTCCCGCGAGGTGGCGCTGCGCTTCGCCCCGTCCTCGATGCGCTCGGTGGCCCTCCAATCGCTGTCGTCCGCCCAGCGCCGGGAGCTCGCGCTTGGCCTCGCGCGTCAACCGGAGGTCAGCACCCGCTACGCCCAGGCGGTGGCGGACGAGCTGCGCACCCTGCTGTCCGAGACCACGGGGGGTGCCTCCCAGCTCGAGCGCATCCTGGGCGAGGTGCTCGACACGCTGTCCATGGCGGATCAGGACCGGCTCATCGAGCGGCTGCGGCAGGAGGGCTCGGAGCGGCTGGCCTCGTCCCTGCTGACCGAGTCCTCGCTGGTGGGCGCTCCGGTGGAGGTCCTGGGCGCGGCGCTGCTGCGGCTGCCGTCCGCCCAGCTCGTCACCTACCTGAACGGCGCGGAGGGCTCCTTGCGGGAGCAACTGCTGGCGGCTTGTCCCACCTCCCTGCAGCGCGAACTCAGGGAAGAGCTGGGAATGCGCGGGAGTGGACGTCCAGAGGAATTCACTGGCGCGCGAAGGGAGCTGCTTACCTGTGTGAAGGATGAAATGCTACGCAGGGGATTGAGCCTGAATCAGAACGGTGCGCGAGCCGGGCGCGCCAATTGA
- a CDS encoding OmpA/MotB family protein produces MKEDPELQALLHGGGQDDELWLISYADLLTLLIGFFVLLLAVSPPKTAQFERMAASLTGEATPLEELKEKVDTFITQEGLEKKVLTRQESDGLAIEFKDALLFDSGSADIRADGAAAITSIARMLQTLPSRGLIIEGYTDDVPIRTSRFASNWELSSQRAINVRAALEQSGVGRERMSVRGFADTRRVDVQAPPEEQRAANRRVVIRVE; encoded by the coding sequence GTGAAGGAGGATCCCGAGCTCCAGGCCCTCCTGCACGGCGGCGGCCAGGACGACGAGCTGTGGCTCATCAGCTACGCGGACCTCCTGACGCTGCTCATCGGCTTCTTCGTGCTGCTGCTCGCCGTGTCCCCGCCGAAGACGGCGCAGTTCGAGCGCATGGCCGCCTCGCTCACGGGCGAGGCCACGCCGCTGGAAGAGCTCAAGGAGAAGGTGGACACCTTCATCACCCAGGAGGGGCTGGAGAAGAAGGTGCTCACGCGCCAGGAGTCAGACGGGCTCGCCATCGAGTTCAAGGACGCGCTCCTGTTCGACTCGGGCTCGGCGGACATCCGCGCCGACGGCGCCGCGGCCATCACCTCCATCGCGCGGATGCTTCAGACGCTCCCGAGCCGTGGGCTCATCATCGAGGGCTACACCGATGACGTGCCCATCCGCACCTCCCGCTTCGCCTCCAACTGGGAGCTGTCCTCGCAGCGCGCCATCAACGTGCGCGCCGCCCTCGAACAGAGTGGCGTGGGCCGTGAGCGAATGTCCGTGCGGGGTTTCGCCGATACCCGCCGCGTGGACGTCCAGGCCCCCCCCGAGGAGCAGCGCGCCGCCAACCGCCGGGTCGTCATCCGGGTGGAATAG
- a CDS encoding MotA/TolQ/ExbB proton channel family protein, translating into MHFIVGLLGLALTLAYTLTQGHTSGFSGVIHVPSLVLLGCAPLCMTVASYKFSELGGAARAVFRALRFSAARSRAELYESLTQFASEVRQRRPARALEIASAARHDVLRQLGPLVVRQYSSEDIESTASTSLFCMVSGMKRAEDVLGTLSRVAPATGLVGTVLGLIALLKDLSRFEQLGPSMALALLCTLYGLILANAVYQPLGRIIHSHMTVAVEEARLITRALVLVREDKPLADVRKLFELSATAPATPGASVPEIATGTGGEP; encoded by the coding sequence ATGCACTTCATCGTCGGACTCCTGGGGCTCGCCCTGACCCTGGCCTATACGCTGACCCAGGGCCACACGAGCGGCTTCAGCGGCGTCATCCACGTGCCCTCGCTGGTGCTGCTCGGCTGCGCGCCCCTCTGCATGACGGTGGCCTCGTACAAGTTCAGCGAGCTCGGGGGCGCGGCGCGCGCGGTGTTCCGTGCGCTGCGCTTCTCGGCGGCCCGCTCCCGCGCGGAGCTCTACGAATCGCTCACCCAGTTCGCCTCCGAGGTGCGTCAGCGCCGTCCGGCCCGCGCGCTGGAGATCGCGAGCGCGGCCCGCCACGATGTCCTGCGGCAGCTCGGGCCGCTCGTGGTGCGCCAGTACTCCAGCGAGGACATCGAGAGCACCGCCAGCACCTCGCTCTTCTGCATGGTGAGCGGCATGAAGCGCGCCGAGGACGTCCTGGGCACGCTGTCGCGCGTGGCGCCCGCCACGGGACTCGTGGGCACGGTGCTCGGCCTCATCGCGCTGCTCAAGGACTTGTCGCGCTTCGAACAGCTCGGCCCGTCCATGGCGCTCGCGCTCCTGTGCACGCTCTACGGGCTCATTCTCGCCAACGCCGTCTACCAACCGCTCGGACGCATCATCCACTCGCACATGACGGTGGCGGTGGAGGAGGCCAGGCTCATCACCCGCGCGCTCGTGCTGGTGCGCGAGGACAAGCCGCTCGCGGACGTGCGCAAGTTGTTCGAGCTGTCCGCCACCGCTCCGGCCACCCCGGGCGCGAGCGTGCCCGAGATCGCCACTGGCACGGGAGGTGAGCCGTGA